Proteins encoded within one genomic window of Ideonella dechloratans:
- the prmC gene encoding peptide chain release factor N(5)-glutamine methyltransferase encodes MSADLTIAQALRQAQQAGLDRVDAHLLLGHLLQRERSWLIAHDDAPLPAREQQRFDALVRRRLDGEPVAYLLGEREFHGLTLQVSPAVLVPRPDTEVLVEWALECLQQMNAGRPRVIDLGTGSGAIALALRHRWPSADVTALDASAEALAVASANAQRLALPVRFLHSDWWQAVAGETFDLAVSNPPYIAGDDPHLPALRHEPRRALTPEGDGLAALRTLVRDAAPHLRPGAWLLFEHGWDQAPAVRTLLTAAGFEDVQTRQDLAGLDRCTGGRWPGPPRERQA; translated from the coding sequence ATGAGCGCCGACCTGACCATCGCCCAGGCCCTGCGCCAGGCCCAGCAGGCCGGGCTGGACCGGGTGGATGCCCACCTGCTGCTGGGCCACCTGCTGCAGCGCGAGCGCAGCTGGCTGATCGCCCACGACGATGCGCCGCTGCCCGCGCGCGAGCAACAGCGTTTCGATGCCCTGGTGCGCCGCCGGCTGGACGGCGAACCCGTGGCCTATCTGTTGGGCGAGCGGGAATTCCATGGCCTCACGCTGCAGGTCAGCCCGGCGGTGCTGGTGCCCCGGCCGGACACCGAGGTGCTGGTCGAGTGGGCCCTGGAATGCCTGCAGCAGATGAACGCAGGCAGACCGCGGGTGATCGACCTGGGCACCGGCAGCGGGGCCATCGCACTGGCCTTGCGCCACCGCTGGCCCTCGGCGGACGTCACGGCGCTGGATGCCAGCGCCGAGGCCCTGGCGGTGGCCAGCGCGAATGCCCAGCGCCTGGCACTGCCGGTGCGCTTTCTGCACAGCGACTGGTGGCAGGCGGTGGCAGGCGAAACCTTCGATCTGGCGGTGAGCAACCCCCCTTACATCGCCGGTGACGACCCCCACCTGCCGGCGTTGCGCCATGAGCCGCGGCGGGCGTTGACCCCGGAAGGCGACGGGCTGGCAGCCCTGCGCACCCTGGTGCGCGATGCCGCCCCCCACCTGCGCCCGGGTGCCTGGCTGCTGTTCGAGCATGGCTGGGACCAGGCCCCGGCCGTGCGCACGCTGCTGACCGCGGCCGGCTTCGAGGACGTGCAGACCCGGCAGGATCTGGCCGGCCTGGACCGCTGCACCGGCGGACGCTGGCCCGGCCCACCCCGGGAACGCCAGGCCTGA
- the miaB gene encoding tRNA (N6-isopentenyl adenosine(37)-C2)-methylthiotransferase MiaB, translated as MTTKKVFIRTFGCQMNEYDSDKMSDVLRAAEGYEPTDDVEQADLVLFNTCSIREKAAEKVFSDLGRVKHLKEKGVLIGVGGCVASQEGAAIIERAPYVDLVFGPQTLHRLPQMIAQRQAQRRPQVDISFPEIEKFDHLPPARVEGATAFVSIMEGCSKYCTYCVVPYTRGEEVSRPFEDVLTEIAGLADQGVKEVTLLGQNVNAYRGAMGDSGEIADFALLIEYVAEIPGIERIRYTTSHPNEFSQRLIDVYARVPQLVNHLHLPVQHGADRILSAMKRGYTALEYKSIIRKLRAVRPDISLSTDFIVGFPGETDEDFEKSMKLIDDVGFDASFSFIFSARPGTPAAALPDETPQEVKLARLQRLQARLEENVRAISAARVGTVQRILVEGPSRRNAEELMGRTECNRIVNFAGPARLIGQMVDVTITEAFPHSLRAEVLVRDSVTA; from the coding sequence ATGACGACCAAGAAAGTGTTCATCCGCACCTTCGGCTGCCAGATGAACGAGTACGACTCCGACAAGATGAGCGACGTGCTGCGCGCCGCCGAAGGCTACGAGCCCACCGACGACGTGGAGCAGGCCGACCTGGTGCTGTTCAACACCTGCTCCATCCGCGAGAAGGCCGCCGAGAAGGTCTTCTCCGACCTGGGCCGGGTCAAGCACCTGAAGGAAAAAGGCGTGCTGATCGGCGTGGGCGGCTGCGTGGCCAGCCAGGAAGGCGCGGCCATCATCGAGCGCGCACCCTATGTGGACCTGGTCTTCGGCCCGCAGACCCTGCACCGGCTGCCGCAGATGATCGCCCAGCGCCAGGCCCAGCGCCGCCCGCAGGTCGACATCAGCTTCCCCGAGATCGAGAAGTTCGATCACCTGCCGCCGGCCCGGGTCGAGGGCGCCACCGCCTTCGTCTCCATCATGGAAGGCTGCTCCAAGTACTGCACCTACTGCGTGGTGCCCTACACCCGCGGTGAAGAGGTGTCGCGCCCCTTCGAGGACGTGCTGACCGAGATCGCCGGCCTGGCCGACCAGGGCGTCAAGGAAGTGACGCTGCTGGGCCAGAACGTCAACGCCTACCGCGGCGCCATGGGCGACAGCGGCGAGATTGCCGACTTCGCGCTGCTGATCGAGTACGTGGCCGAGATCCCCGGCATCGAGCGCATCCGCTACACCACCAGCCACCCCAACGAGTTCAGCCAGCGCCTGATCGACGTCTATGCCCGCGTGCCGCAGTTGGTCAACCACCTGCACCTGCCGGTGCAGCACGGCGCGGACCGCATTCTCTCGGCCATGAAGCGCGGCTACACCGCCCTCGAGTACAAGAGCATCATCCGCAAGCTGCGCGCTGTGCGGCCCGACATCAGCCTGTCGACCGACTTCATCGTCGGCTTCCCGGGTGAGACGGACGAGGACTTCGAGAAGTCCATGAAGCTGATCGACGACGTCGGCTTCGACGCCTCCTTCAGCTTCATCTTCAGCGCCCGCCCCGGCACCCCGGCCGCCGCCCTGCCCGACGAGACGCCGCAGGAAGTGAAGCTGGCCCGGCTGCAGCGCCTGCAGGCCCGGCTGGAAGAAAACGTGCGCGCCATCAGCGCGGCGCGCGTGGGCACGGTGCAGCGCATCCTGGTGGAAGGGCCCTCGCGCCGCAACGCCGAAGAACTGATGGGCCGCACCGAGTGCAACCGCATCGTCAACTTCGCCGGCCCGGCCCGCCTGATCGGCCAGATGGTGGACGTGACGATCACCGAGGCTTTCCCGCATTCCCTGCGGGCCGAGGTGCTGGTGCGCGACAGCGTGACGGCCTGA
- a CDS encoding UbiX family flavin prenyltransferase — translation MTPAASAPPRVVVGITGASGAVYGVRLLERLRELRVHTHLVVTSAGVLNVHHELGLDRGALEQLADEVHALADVGACIASGSHPTAAMVVAPCSMKTLASIAHGFGDNLLTRAADVTLKERRRLVLMVRETPFNLAHLRNMTAVTEMGAIVFPPLPAFYHRPQSISELVDDTVERVIELTGVGLGQPRRWTGL, via the coding sequence TTGACCCCTGCAGCATCGGCCCCTCCGCGGGTCGTGGTGGGCATCACCGGTGCATCAGGTGCCGTCTATGGTGTGCGCCTGCTCGAGCGCCTGCGCGAGTTGCGGGTGCACACCCATCTGGTCGTCACCTCGGCCGGGGTGCTGAACGTGCACCACGAGCTGGGCCTGGACCGCGGCGCGCTGGAGCAGCTGGCCGACGAGGTCCACGCCCTGGCTGACGTGGGGGCCTGCATCGCCAGTGGCAGCCATCCCACCGCGGCGATGGTGGTGGCGCCCTGCTCGATGAAGACGCTGGCGTCCATCGCCCACGGCTTCGGCGACAACCTGCTGACCCGGGCGGCCGACGTGACGCTCAAGGAGCGACGGCGTCTGGTGCTGATGGTGCGCGAGACACCGTTCAACCTGGCCCACTTGCGCAACATGACCGCGGTGACGGAGATGGGGGCCATCGTCTTCCCGCCGCTGCCGGCCTTCTACCACCGGCCGCAGAGCATCTCCGAGCTGGTGGACGACACTGTGGAGCGGGTGATCGAGCTGACCGGCGTGGGCCTGGGCCAGCCGCGGCGCTGGACGGGGCTCTGA
- the grxD gene encoding Grx4 family monothiol glutaredoxin, with the protein MSDVQQRIDQIVKGHKVVLFMKGTAQFPMCGFSGRAIQILKACGATDITTVNVLEDKEIRQGIKEYANWPTIPQLYVNGEFVGGSDIMMEMYQAGELQPMLAA; encoded by the coding sequence ATGAGCGACGTTCAGCAGCGCATCGACCAAATCGTCAAGGGCCACAAGGTGGTCCTGTTCATGAAGGGCACCGCCCAGTTCCCGATGTGCGGCTTCTCGGGCCGCGCCATCCAGATCCTGAAGGCCTGTGGCGCGACCGATATCACCACGGTGAACGTGCTGGAAGACAAGGAGATCCGCCAGGGCATCAAGGAATACGCCAACTGGCCCACCATCCCCCAGCTGTACGTGAACGGCGAATTCGTCGGCGGCTCGGACATCATGATGGAGATGTACCAGGCCGGCGAACTGCAACCCATGCTGGCGGCCTGA
- a CDS encoding PAS domain-containing hybrid sensor histidine kinase/response regulator encodes MIARQRPIWLWPAAILLLGTLLSLLTAWQWEARNRAYAQNEFVDRSARLTALLTERIRSYEYGLRGMRGAVLTAGEWQLDLDRVRVYAASRDIRQEFPGARGYGFIRRIEPAELPRLQARMLRERGPGTTIHQLAPHEGPLAVIEYIEPEASNRAAIGLDIASETHRWAAALDASRSGQARLTAPITLVQASGQVQQSFLFLLPIYRPDAPQDSPQAREATTIGWAYAPLSLGEILQSMHWAQEGFALRLRDLGSAEPAPFFQSGPAVGPQDPHQSFVRPVYGRQWEITLAAPPAFTKSLHLTSAWLVLVSGLVVSLALSAAALIAVVSRRRKIMTQALQARLVTLIEHSSDAIIGETVEGNIVSWNRAAEMIFGYRESEVLGRQAARLLDPIDGLEEQNRRRERVVTGERLPAFDTQCRRRDGQWVDVSITLSAITDAHGEIVGLAKTIRDIRDRKQIERNLRDFNARLEDEVRERTTELEAARRDLQTILDAVPSMIGYWDHQLINRFANHAYQRWFGVDPGHLPGQRLMDLLGPTLYEQNRPMVEAALRGEAQTFERSIPRPDGQGVAHALAHYLPDIQDGEVRGFYVLVHDVTELTESRLRLSQALRENEALLSTIKSQALYSVTDRAGRIIDVNDGFCQISGYTREELIGQTHRIVNSGHHPAAFWQAMWRTVSSGQPWHGEVCNLTKQGQPYWVDSIIAPFVGANGRIERFISIRTDITERKLAERRLAESQALLERTGRLAGVGGWQLDLVTGQLDWTVQVRLLHGVAEDHQPDLEEALAFYPGEAGSAMRQAIREATEQGRSWDLELPLIRQDGQARWIRSVGEPEFAPERPFGPPVRLLGAIQDVTARRAADQALLRLEAAEAASAAKTAFLANMSHEIRTPMNAVIGLSYLLDQTELDGEQRACLSKIQMASRSLLGVINDVLDVSKIEAGEMTLDESPFLLDELLHELREWMAPQAEAKGLVMALEADPEVPRELLGDVQRIRQVFTNLLSNALKFTAQGRIDLHIHAEERGPERVVLRCEVSDTGIGIPEEVQARLFTPFTQADASTTRRYGGTGLGLSIVRHLTELMGGEVGVHSRPGAGATFWLTLPLRLGRGQEAAPPAERPMNQALEVLIADDLGTDRNILAAMARALGWRAETVDSARQLRERLRDRLRRQQPPDALVADLHLADASALEVLEELGEEFGRQQLPPSVILSAQSPLPSSELVDGTVGKPVSHSELFNAVNAAVARRSDRLDKVTQSTRLDAAGACWLPGMHVMLVDDSDINLEVARRILEREGATVTACSHGQEALDRLAAAPGSFHAVLMDVQMPVMDGHEATRRLRQDLGLRNLPVIALTAGALVAERQRALESGMNDFISKPLDPHALIRLLRRHVENRQGSPWPVGRRQTATAAAPSHWPRLPEVDTREAAERIGTDPAVFLRMLDRLLMDYQDLREAPARSGLDRPALAARLHKLRGSAGMLGAKVVQQLAGEAEALARTDAGDAPLRTALDALAQGLTRLHRQSEHFLAELRREDERAARAPAPPLALTRATLRAWAELLEAQDLAALDRFAELTPALRQHMAPEDLATLKEATERLSFAQAAVLVNRLADSLGD; translated from the coding sequence ATGATCGCCCGGCAGCGCCCGATCTGGCTCTGGCCCGCCGCCATCCTGTTGCTGGGGACACTGCTGTCCCTGCTGACGGCCTGGCAATGGGAAGCCCGCAACCGGGCCTATGCGCAAAACGAGTTCGTCGACCGATCGGCGCGGCTGACCGCCCTTCTCACAGAGCGCATCCGCAGCTACGAATACGGCCTGCGGGGCATGCGGGGCGCCGTGCTCACCGCGGGAGAGTGGCAACTGGATCTCGACCGCGTGCGGGTCTATGCCGCCTCGCGGGACATCCGGCAGGAATTCCCCGGTGCCCGAGGCTACGGTTTCATCCGGCGCATCGAGCCCGCCGAACTGCCGCGCCTGCAGGCCCGCATGCTGCGCGAGCGCGGGCCCGGCACCACGATCCACCAGCTGGCGCCCCATGAAGGCCCGCTGGCGGTGATCGAGTACATCGAACCCGAGGCCAGCAACCGCGCCGCCATCGGCCTGGACATCGCCTCGGAGACCCACCGATGGGCCGCGGCGCTGGATGCATCGCGCAGTGGCCAGGCCCGCTTGACCGCCCCGATCACCCTGGTTCAGGCCAGCGGCCAGGTCCAGCAGAGCTTTCTCTTCCTGCTGCCCATCTACCGCCCGGACGCGCCCCAGGACAGCCCGCAGGCGCGCGAGGCCACCACCATCGGCTGGGCCTATGCACCGCTGTCGCTGGGGGAGATCCTGCAGAGCATGCACTGGGCCCAGGAGGGCTTTGCCCTGCGCCTGCGCGACCTGGGCTCCGCCGAGCCCGCCCCCTTCTTTCAGAGCGGCCCGGCGGTCGGCCCGCAGGATCCGCACCAGAGCTTCGTCCGGCCGGTGTACGGCCGACAGTGGGAAATCACGCTGGCCGCCCCGCCGGCCTTCACGAAGAGCCTGCACCTGACCTCCGCCTGGCTGGTGCTGGTGAGCGGGCTGGTCGTGTCCCTGGCGCTGAGCGCCGCCGCCCTGATCGCCGTGGTGAGCCGGCGCCGCAAGATCATGACCCAGGCCCTGCAGGCGCGCCTGGTCACCCTGATCGAGCACTCCAGCGACGCCATCATCGGCGAGACGGTGGAAGGCAACATCGTCAGCTGGAACCGGGCCGCCGAGATGATCTTCGGCTACCGGGAGAGCGAGGTGCTGGGCCGACAGGCCGCGCGCCTGCTCGACCCCATCGATGGCCTGGAGGAGCAGAACCGACGGCGCGAGCGCGTGGTGACCGGCGAGCGCCTGCCGGCGTTCGACACCCAATGCCGCCGGCGCGACGGCCAGTGGGTGGATGTGTCCATCACCCTGTCCGCCATCACCGACGCACACGGCGAGATCGTCGGCCTGGCCAAGACCATCCGCGACATCCGCGACCGCAAGCAGATCGAACGCAATCTGCGCGATTTCAACGCCCGCCTGGAAGACGAGGTGCGGGAGCGCACCACCGAACTGGAGGCAGCGCGGCGCGACCTGCAGACCATCCTCGACGCGGTGCCCTCGATGATCGGCTACTGGGACCACCAGCTGATCAACCGCTTTGCCAACCACGCCTACCAGCGCTGGTTCGGCGTGGACCCCGGCCACCTGCCCGGCCAGCGCCTGATGGACCTGCTCGGGCCGACGCTCTACGAACAGAACCGGCCCATGGTCGAGGCGGCGCTGCGGGGCGAGGCCCAGACCTTCGAGCGCAGCATTCCCCGCCCCGATGGCCAGGGCGTGGCCCACGCGTTGGCGCACTATCTGCCGGACATCCAGGACGGCGAGGTCCGGGGCTTCTACGTGCTGGTGCATGACGTCACCGAACTGACCGAGAGCCGCCTGCGCCTGAGCCAGGCCCTGCGCGAGAACGAGGCCCTGCTGTCCACCATCAAGTCCCAGGCGCTGTACTCGGTCACCGACCGGGCCGGACGCATCATCGACGTCAACGACGGCTTCTGCCAGATCAGCGGCTACACCCGGGAGGAGCTGATCGGGCAGACCCACCGAATCGTCAACTCCGGCCACCACCCCGCGGCTTTCTGGCAGGCCATGTGGCGCACGGTGAGCAGCGGCCAGCCCTGGCATGGCGAAGTCTGCAACCTCACCAAGCAGGGGCAGCCCTACTGGGTGGACAGCATCATCGCGCCCTTCGTCGGCGCAAACGGCCGCATCGAACGCTTCATCTCCATCCGCACCGACATCACCGAGCGGAAGCTCGCCGAGCGGCGGCTGGCGGAAAGCCAGGCCCTGCTGGAGCGCACCGGGCGGCTGGCCGGGGTGGGCGGCTGGCAGCTGGACCTGGTCACGGGGCAACTCGACTGGACCGTGCAGGTGCGGCTGCTGCACGGCGTGGCCGAAGACCACCAGCCCGATCTGGAGGAGGCCCTGGCCTTCTACCCGGGCGAGGCGGGCAGCGCGATGCGGCAGGCCATCCGCGAGGCCACGGAGCAAGGCCGCAGCTGGGACCTCGAACTGCCCCTGATCCGCCAGGACGGCCAGGCACGCTGGATCCGCAGCGTGGGCGAGCCCGAGTTCGCGCCCGAGCGCCCCTTCGGCCCGCCCGTGCGCCTGCTGGGCGCCATCCAGGACGTCACGGCCCGCCGCGCGGCCGACCAGGCCCTGCTGCGACTGGAGGCCGCCGAGGCCGCCAGCGCCGCCAAGACGGCCTTCCTGGCCAACATGAGCCACGAGATCCGCACCCCCATGAATGCGGTGATCGGCCTGTCCTACCTGCTCGATCAGACCGAGCTCGATGGCGAGCAGCGCGCCTGCCTGTCCAAGATCCAGATGGCCAGCCGCTCCCTGCTGGGTGTGATCAACGACGTGCTCGACGTGTCCAAGATCGAAGCCGGCGAGATGACCCTGGACGAGTCGCCCTTCCTGCTGGACGAGTTGCTGCACGAACTGCGTGAATGGATGGCGCCCCAGGCCGAGGCCAAGGGCCTGGTGATGGCCCTGGAGGCCGACCCGGAGGTGCCCCGCGAACTGCTGGGCGATGTGCAGCGCATCCGCCAGGTCTTCACCAACCTGCTGAGCAATGCCCTCAAGTTCACGGCCCAGGGCCGCATCGACCTGCACATCCACGCCGAGGAGAGAGGCCCCGAACGGGTCGTGCTGCGCTGCGAGGTGAGCGACACCGGCATCGGGATCCCCGAAGAGGTGCAGGCCCGTCTGTTCACCCCCTTCACCCAGGCCGACGCCTCCACCACCCGCCGCTACGGCGGCACGGGTCTGGGCCTGTCCATCGTGCGCCACCTGACCGAGCTGATGGGCGGCGAGGTGGGGGTTCACAGTCGCCCCGGGGCCGGCGCCACCTTCTGGCTGACGCTGCCCCTGCGCCTGGGCCGCGGCCAGGAGGCCGCCCCCCCCGCGGAGCGCCCGATGAACCAGGCCCTGGAGGTGCTGATTGCCGACGATCTGGGCACCGACCGCAACATCCTGGCCGCCATGGCCCGGGCCCTGGGCTGGCGTGCCGAGACCGTGGACTCGGCACGCCAGCTGCGCGAGCGCCTGAGGGACCGGCTGCGGCGCCAGCAGCCCCCGGATGCGCTGGTGGCCGACCTGCACCTGGCCGACGCCTCGGCGCTGGAGGTGCTGGAGGAGCTGGGCGAGGAGTTCGGTCGCCAGCAGTTGCCCCCTTCGGTGATCCTCAGTGCCCAGAGCCCGCTGCCCTCCAGCGAACTGGTGGACGGCACCGTGGGCAAGCCCGTGTCGCATTCGGAGCTCTTCAACGCGGTCAACGCGGCCGTGGCCCGCCGCAGCGACCGCCTCGACAAGGTCACCCAGTCCACCCGCCTGGACGCGGCCGGGGCCTGCTGGCTGCCCGGCATGCATGTCATGCTGGTGGACGACAGCGACATCAACCTGGAGGTGGCCCGCCGCATCCTGGAGCGCGAGGGGGCGACGGTCACCGCCTGCAGCCATGGCCAGGAGGCCCTGGACCGGCTCGCGGCCGCCCCCGGCAGCTTCCATGCGGTGTTGATGGACGTCCAGATGCCCGTCATGGACGGGCACGAGGCCACGCGACGCCTGCGCCAGGATCTGGGTCTGCGGAATCTGCCCGTCATCGCCCTGACCGCCGGCGCCCTGGTGGCGGAGCGTCAGCGCGCGCTGGAGAGCGGCATGAACGACTTCATCAGCAAGCCGCTGGACCCCCACGCCCTGATCCGGCTGCTGCGACGCCACGTGGAGAACCGGCAAGGCAGCCCCTGGCCGGTGGGGCGGCGCCAGACCGCCACGGCGGCCGCGCCGTCGCACTGGCCGCGCCTGCCGGAGGTCGACACCCGCGAGGCGGCCGAACGCATCGGGACCGACCCCGCGGTCTTCCTGCGCATGCTGGACCGCCTGCTGATGGACTATCAGGACCTGCGCGAGGCCCCCGCCCGTTCGGGGCTGGACCGCCCCGCCCTGGCCGCCCGTCTGCACAAGCTGCGAGGCAGCGCCGGCATGCTGGGCGCCAAGGTGGTTCAGCAACTGGCCGGCGAGGCGGAAGCGCTGGCCCGCACGGACGCCGGAGACGCGCCGCTGCGGACCGCCCTGGACGCCCTGGCGCAAGGCCTGACCCGCCTGCACCGGCAGTCCGAGCACTTCCTGGCCGAGCTCCGCCGGGAAGACGAGCGCGCCGCCCGGGCGCCGGCCCCGCCCCTTGCCCTGACCCGCGCCACCCTGCGGGCCTGGGCCGAGCTGCTGGAGGCACAGGACCTGGCGGCGCTGGACCGCTTTGCCGAGCTCACCCCGGCCCTGCGCCAGCACATGGCCCCCGAAGACCTGGCCACCCTGAAGGAGGCCACCGAGCGGCTGTCATTCGCCCAGGCGGCCGTCCTGGTGAACCGGCTGGCCGACAGTCTGGGAGACTGA
- the prfA gene encoding peptide chain release factor 1: protein MNESLRQQLQRLALRLSELDSLLADPQVTADMARYRQLAREQAEAAEVVGLYRRFAQRESDLATAREMLDDPEMAEMARDEVATAQAELATLDTQLQTALLPRDPDDARNAFLEIRAGTGGEESALFAADLARMYLRFAERQGWRCEVMSESASDLGGYKEIVVRVEGTRVYERMKFESGGHRVQRVPATEAQGRIHTSACTVAVMPEPDEAAEVTLNPAELRIDTFRASGAGGQHINKTDSAIRVTHLPTGLVAECQDDRSQHRNKAKALAVLQARLQDKERSERQAKEAATRKALVGSGDRSDRIRTYNFPQGRVTDHRINLTLYKLGAVMDGDLGELIQALQAARAQQQLAALETGA, encoded by the coding sequence ATGAACGAATCCCTGCGCCAGCAGCTCCAGCGTCTGGCCCTGCGCCTGTCCGAACTCGACAGCCTGCTGGCCGACCCGCAGGTCACGGCCGACATGGCCCGCTACCGCCAGCTCGCCCGTGAACAGGCCGAAGCGGCCGAGGTGGTGGGGCTGTACCGGCGCTTCGCCCAGCGTGAATCCGACCTGGCCACGGCGCGCGAGATGCTGGACGACCCGGAGATGGCCGAGATGGCCCGCGACGAGGTGGCCACCGCCCAGGCCGAGCTGGCAACGCTGGACACCCAGCTGCAGACCGCCCTGCTGCCGCGCGACCCCGACGACGCCCGCAACGCCTTCCTGGAGATCCGCGCCGGCACCGGCGGCGAGGAGTCTGCCCTGTTCGCGGCCGACCTGGCCCGCATGTACCTGCGCTTTGCCGAACGCCAGGGCTGGCGTTGCGAGGTGATGAGCGAGAGCGCCTCCGACCTGGGCGGCTACAAGGAAATCGTCGTCCGCGTGGAGGGCACGCGGGTCTACGAACGGATGAAGTTCGAATCCGGCGGCCACCGGGTCCAGCGCGTGCCGGCCACCGAGGCCCAGGGGCGCATCCACACCAGCGCCTGCACGGTGGCCGTCATGCCCGAGCCCGACGAGGCCGCCGAGGTCACGCTGAACCCCGCCGAGCTGCGCATCGACACCTTCCGCGCCAGCGGTGCCGGCGGCCAGCACATCAACAAGACCGACAGCGCGATCCGCGTCACCCACCTGCCCACCGGCCTGGTGGCCGAATGCCAGGACGACCGCAGCCAGCACCGCAACAAGGCCAAGGCCCTGGCCGTGCTGCAGGCCCGGCTGCAGGACAAGGAACGCAGCGAACGCCAGGCCAAGGAGGCCGCCACCCGCAAGGCCCTGGTGGGCTCGGGCGACCGCAGCGACCGCATCCGCACTTACAACTTCCCCCAGGGCCGGGTGACCGACCACCGCATCAACCTGACGCTCTACAAGCTCGGCGCGGTGATGGACGGCGACCTGGGCGAGCTGATCCAGGCCCTGCAGGCCGCCCGCGCCCAGCAGCAGCTGGCCGCGCTGGAGACCGGCGCATGA
- the hemA gene encoding glutamyl-tRNA reductase, with translation MSVIALGLNHHTAPLDLRGRFAFAPEQLSPSLQALRDALRRATPETAILSTCNRTELYVASATPEQGRELVRPALAWLAERGGVSEMHLQDHTYVLENREAARHAFRVASGLDSMVLGEPQILGQMKQAVRGADEAGTLGTTLHQLFQRSFSVAKEVRTSTEIGSHSISMAAATVRLAAQLFEDLSQIKVLFVGAGEMIELVATHFAAREPRLMAVANRTLERGEKLATRFGAQALRLAELPSRLHEFDAVISCTASSLPIIGLGAVESALKAQRRRPMFMVDLAVPRDIEPEVAQLSDVYLYTVDDLTQAVQTATEKRQAAVAQAEAIIDAGVQSFSHWLDQRASVPLIQALNQQADHWRAAEIARARKLLARGGDVDEVLDALSRGLTQKILHGALAELHASEGEQRQHTAEVVSRLFLRNSPRDPAGNGH, from the coding sequence ATGAGTGTCATCGCGCTCGGTCTGAACCATCACACCGCCCCGCTGGATCTGCGCGGGCGGTTCGCGTTCGCGCCTGAGCAGCTGTCACCCTCCTTGCAGGCCCTGCGCGACGCGCTGCGCCGCGCCACGCCGGAAACGGCCATCCTGTCCACCTGCAACCGCACCGAGCTCTACGTGGCCTCCGCCACCCCCGAGCAAGGGCGCGAGCTGGTGCGCCCGGCCCTGGCCTGGCTGGCCGAGCGGGGCGGCGTCTCCGAGATGCACCTGCAGGACCACACCTACGTGCTGGAGAACCGCGAAGCGGCCCGGCACGCCTTCCGCGTGGCCTCCGGGCTGGATTCCATGGTGCTGGGCGAGCCACAGATCCTGGGCCAGATGAAGCAGGCCGTGCGCGGCGCCGACGAGGCCGGCACCCTGGGCACCACGCTGCACCAGCTGTTCCAGCGTTCCTTCTCGGTGGCCAAAGAGGTTCGCACCTCCACCGAAATCGGCAGCCACTCCATCAGCATGGCCGCCGCCACGGTGCGCCTGGCGGCCCAGCTGTTCGAGGACCTCAGCCAGATCAAGGTGCTGTTCGTCGGTGCCGGCGAGATGATCGAGCTGGTCGCCACCCATTTCGCGGCCCGCGAACCCCGGCTGATGGCCGTGGCCAACCGCACGCTGGAGCGTGGCGAGAAGCTCGCCACGCGCTTCGGTGCCCAGGCCCTGCGCCTGGCCGAGTTGCCCAGCCGCCTGCACGAATTCGACGCGGTCATCTCCTGCACCGCGAGCAGCCTGCCCATCATCGGACTGGGCGCGGTGGAGTCGGCCCTGAAGGCCCAACGCCGCCGCCCGATGTTCATGGTGGACCTGGCCGTGCCGCGCGACATCGAACCCGAGGTCGCCCAGCTCTCGGACGTCTACCTCTACACCGTGGACGACCTGACCCAGGCGGTGCAGACGGCCACCGAAAAGCGCCAGGCCGCTGTGGCCCAGGCCGAGGCCATCATCGATGCCGGCGTGCAGAGCTTCAGCCACTGGCTGGACCAGCGCGCCAGCGTGCCGCTGATCCAGGCCCTGAACCAGCAGGCCGACCACTGGCGTGCGGCCGAGATCGCCCGCGCCCGCAAGCTGCTGGCCCGCGGCGGCGATGTGGACGAGGTGCTGGACGCGCTCAGCCGCGGCCTGACCCAGAAGATCCTGCACGGCGCCCTGGCCGAGCTGCACGCCTCCGAAGGCGAGCAGCGCCAGCACACGGCCGAGGTGGTGTCGCGCCTGTTCCTGCGCAACAGCCCGCGCGACCCGGCCGGCAACGGGCATTAG